A single genomic interval of Spinacia oleracea cultivar Varoflay chromosome 6, BTI_SOV_V1, whole genome shotgun sequence harbors:
- the LOC130463504 gene encoding uncharacterized protein, with protein sequence MINGVPTYLIHPKRGLRQGDPLSPLLFTLFVVGFQVFSDTTGLVVNPQKSSLYFCGISDHQAKTFTDMSGFNMGVLIKTWGSRHLSFAGRTQLVNYVLMNCRPGSVAWDKLCQPKSHGGLGFMNLLLWNQTDVGKQEWAIAQKQDNLWVKWIHTLYVKDNPWDLFTAPTAANTKIVTHLFFECPFSSNCRQQVMSWLDYHHSRNSISPLLKWIQRYANCHLYYSASLVYNIWKAKNPTVWKFQVPVVQNTVKVIQFEVKSRVVNLLSKKICTRDQDWFFSLRGVW encoded by the exons ATGATCAATGGAGTTCCTACATATTTGATTCACCCAAAGAGGGGGCTAAGACAAGGGGACCCACTATCTCCTTTGCTCTTTACTCTGT TTGTTGTTGGGTTTCAAGTTTTCTCTGACACTACTGGCTTAGTTGTGAATCCTCAAAAGTCTTCTCTGTACTTCTGTGGGATTTCTGATCACCAAGCTAAGACCTTCACTGATATGTCTGGCTTCAATATGGGGGTCTT AATCAAGACTTGGGGATCTAGACATTTATCTTTTGCTGGTAGAACCCAGTTGGTCAACTATGTGCTCATGA ACTGCAGACCAGGCTCAGTAGCTTGGGATAAGTTGTGTCAACCTAAATCCCATGGTGGACTAGGTTTCATGAACCTTCTACTTTGGAACCAGACTGATGTAGGGAAGCAGGAATGGGCTATTGCTCAAAAGCAAGATAATTTGTGGGTTAAATGGATCCACACACTGTATGTTAAAGATAATCCTTGGGATCTATTCACTGCTCCTACTGCAGCTA ATACAAAAATTGTCACTCATCTCTTCTTTGAGTGCCCTTTTAGTTCCAATTGCAGACAACAAGTAATGAGTTGGCTTGACTATCACCACAGCAGGAACTCCATTTCTCCCCTCTTGAAGTGGATTCAGAGATATGCAAACTGTCATCTTTACTACAGTGCTAGTTTGGTCTATAATATCTGGAAAGCTAAGAACCCAACTGTTTGGAAATTCCAAGTTCCTGTTGTGCAGAATACAGTTAAAGTCATCCAGTTTGAGGTCAAAAGCAGAGTTGTAAACTTGCTAAGCAAGAAAATTTGTACCAGAGATCAGGATTGGTTTTTTAGCCTTCGAGGGGTTTG GTGa